CGACTTCCAAGTTATCAGGGCGGAGAAACCCTGATCTGCCGAAATCCGGCGGGTGTTAAGATCCATGGAAGTGGCCGGTTTTTACGAGGGGGACTACCTCGCTTTCAACAACGCAAACACCATCAGCAGTCCGGTCAGCGCCGGCGTATGCAAGCAGCCCACTAACGGCCCCATGACGAAGCTTCATGACATCTCTGATCACGAGAAAGCAATAGACTTCAGCATCTATTTGGACTCTCAGTACCAGCATCTGGCCAACCAAGACGAAAGCCGGCACCGCGGAGTGGGGATTTACGCCGACTTTCTCTCGGAGGAAAACAAGAGCAAGAGACTGGCAGCGTTACAAAACTACAAGAACTACATTTCGCTGACCGAACGGGACCCGAACCAACTGGCGTATTCGGAGCTACAGGAGACGCGCATCGACACGGTGTTCAGCCCGGACTTTCAGGGCAGTTTTGCCAAAAGTAACTGGCGACACGATCTCAACGAAGAGCCGCAAATGGATGGTTCTGCGGGCTTTGACATGCGCTCGTATCTGCCGTACCAGAACGCTCCGAGCGGGAGCCTGGGCAATATTTCCACCGCGTCCTCCTCCTGCTCAAGTCCACCAGGTACACCTGCGCCGCCAGGTAAGGGAAGATCACCTCAGCCGGGCGGCAAAATGGCCTCAAGTGCCAAAGGCAAGAAGAGGCTGGAGAAGGACAGCGACGAGTACAAACAGCGGCGGGAGAGGAACAATCTTGCCGTGCGCAAAAGCAGAGACAAAGCCAAAATTCGCAACCTGGAGACGCAGCACAAAGTGCTGGAACTGGCGGCAGAGAACGACCGGTTACAGAAGCGCGTTGAACAGTTGTCCCGCGAGCTGTCGACGCTGCGGAACCTGCTCTCCGCCACCGGCCAGTGCTGACGGGACACCGTGGTAGCCTACTTGGAACATGTAGCCTATACAGGCAAGGACTGTCAAATGACTTTAAAGAATGCATCATATAGAAAAAGTGTATTTGTGATCGATACAAAAGCGAGCGATCGCTCGTTCAACGCGTTTACAGCCgagaaagcaaaacaaacaaaaaataatgagAGTGGACTGTGCGCCTGGATTGCGCAATGTTCCCGCTCGGTAATGTGGAAACCCTGTCATGTATTTCGTCTGTAAAGTATTTTTGTACGGGTTATAAAGTGAGATGTTTAATATTCTgttatttaaattcattttggCATATCTGGGGCAGTGGTTGTCATGGGAAGAGTTGTACTGCAGAGGTATGATGCAACGCATTGTAACAGTATTGGTAAAGCAGTGAAGTAGTCTTTTATAGATGAAAAAGTACCACTGGTCTACTGCTATATActattttattgaattaaagaTTTTTACTGTATGCCTGTGTGTCCAACTGAATTTTATTACCACTATCATAAACATATCATAAGCACAACTTTGAGTGCAGGGTTACTTGCCTCGTTTTCACACATGCCCACTCACAGCAGCTGAGATTCAGTTTTCATTCTGCAGTTTACTCTTGGTTTCGCtttaatcgttttttttttttttttttttttttttaggcatatAGAAATAGCAGGACTGAAATATTTGAATTTCAACTGGAATTTTAAaactgttctaaaaaaaaaaaatccctcttatataattatttcagtgcagttcatttacatttatttgataggCTATATGAGATCTTTTCAAATCTGTGTTCATGAGTCACCTCAGTACAGAGATACAATTATCTAAAATACACAGGCAGGGTCCAGAATCCAAAGAGTTCAGCGATCTGTCAGACTCTGATTCAAGGCTAGATAAACATTGAACTTATACAAGCCccgcaaaacaaacaaacacatacaaatatacacacacacacttggttaACAGACTTGTGTCTTATCACTGAACAAAAGCATGTGATGGTGAGGATCTCAGAGAAATCTAAATATTAAAACATGGACTTTCAGTGAAATGGTTTAATTAGAGTGTAGCTATAATCAAGATTTAGATAAGGCCCAACAGTGAGTAAGCTTCAATTGAATTACAATACTTATTTGAAATGCTTTTTTGACCTGAGGCCTAAAGGCAAGACTTGGCAGCAATGGCTTCTTCACAGTGAATTAAgctaattaagtttttaaaagagtaccccgggttcaatacaagttaagtttaatcgacagcatttgtggcataatgctgattaccacaaaaatttgttatgacctgttcctcattttctttagaaacaataaagaaagaaagcaaaaaatgtaggttacagtgaggcaattacaatggaagtgaatggggcaattttggaagggtttaaaggcagaaatttgaagctcataattttataaaagcgcacacattaattattctgttaaaacttgtgtattatttgagctgtaaagttgtttaaattgtaatttttacagtcatttcaggATTACAAatatgggttccagtgaggcacttccagtggaagtgaatggggcagatccgtcaacgttaaaatactcactgtttcaaatgtagaGCCACAAGAGTTAAAcatatgattttagtttgatacattgcttactaaccttttctgtgtaaagttatagctaaaTTTACAACTTCTTTACAatttgccatgacaacgtaaagctgtaaaccctaaaacgagtATAACTATTACTAAactatttaaataactttaccgctcaaataatacaaaacttttaacagaataattaatgtatgtgctttataaaattataagcttgacatttttgtttttaaacccatttactttcattgtaagtgccttactgtaacctcgatttttagtttttgttactTAATACACTGCGATAGCTGCCACATCACACAAATCTTAATCTTTTTACAGATATATATGTTCTACATAATTATAAATTCATGTTACTGATGAGATATGGAGCAACTAAAATATTAAAGAACTTTAAGAAATGAAAACCCTTGCATTGACGTATAGGCAACTGACTAGTACATCCACTACAAATAAGATTCAAGATGGACCTGATTCAGTTGATTAAAAAAATCATCTCATCACAACATTATCACATCAAACAGCTGGTATACCTCTTTAATCTACTTTTTATGAGCTATTTACTGTTGGAATCTTAGCATTTAGGTTAAAGGGAAACTCTGAGCTGCTGAGGTGTGACCGTTCCTGCCTGAGTCCTACAGGAGGAAATAGAACCTGATGGACAGGTTGAATGACCTGTCTATCAGGGAGGAGAGTAACTAACAGGTAGACATGGAACAGCTAATCACCATGACAATAGAAGGTGGGAAAGTTAGAAGAAGACctctttatttaaacaaatgtatttcctctaaaacattattttgcaacCATCATCACATACAAAACTATatcaatacacaaataaataaaataacaataaaaaacaactatttaaaatagggatagagagagagagagagagagagagagagagagagagagagggcgagagagagaaggACAAAAAGAGATGGAGTTCATTTAGATAATGCTGGTGTTAGTGGGTAATTTGAACTTGTGATCATCAGCTAAAACTTCTATAACAAATCTTCCTCTTGTGTGTGAGAAGAAGGACTGAAGTATGTCTgctttgtttaagttttcatacCACAGATAGAGCAGCCAATGGAAAATCAATAATATGTATTTCAAAGAAAGCCTTCAAAAAGTCACTGAAATATACTATATTCAATAAACtaacaccaaataaataaaaatatgtttttatactgACTGACACTTTATTCTTCTAACTTAGATACCTTGATCATTTCCGGAttgttttaatgtatataattccATCATTTAATTAGTGTGCATAAATTCAAAATATCTGTGGAAATTCACACAGGATTTTGTGTTTGAATATATTGCGGGATTAAACTGATTGTCTTTCTTAATTAAAGGCCTTCAAAATGAGTTGTGAATGAGCCTAAATGGTGATTGCACCACAGTCACAGATTTCTGGAGAATGTcaagtttgacattttgtttgatGTTTGAAGGGGAACCTGTAGAACGGTGAGAAAGAGATTGGTAAAGGAGGAAAAGGGTGTTGTTCTGAACAGTGTATTGCAAAACGCTGTCAGTGGAGGAGGATCTGTGTTGCTCAATACTTCCAACTTCCTTCTCCatctgtgcatgcatgtgtgcttGCTCTGTAACTGACTACTGCCTTAGATCCTCTCTTGTTCAATAGCTACATAACTTAGT
This window of the Xyrauchen texanus isolate HMW12.3.18 chromosome 27, RBS_HiC_50CHRs, whole genome shotgun sequence genome carries:
- the cebpb gene encoding CCAAT/enhancer-binding protein beta — its product is MEVAGFYEGDYLAFNNANTISSPVSAGVCKQPTNGPMTKLHDISDHEKAIDFSIYLDSQYQHLANQDESRHRGVGIYADFLSEENKSKRLAALQNYKNYISLTERDPNQLAYSELQETRIDTVFSPDFQGSFAKSNWRHDLNEEPQMDGSAGFDMRSYLPYQNAPSGSLGNISTASSSCSSPPGTPAPPGKGRSPQPGGKMASSAKGKKRLEKDSDEYKQRRERNNLAVRKSRDKAKIRNLETQHKVLELAAENDRLQKRVEQLSRELSTLRNLLSATGQC